AACATCAGTTAACCTCCTTAGAGTTTTATGTGAAACCTTTACAGGTTAGCACCAACTTTAATTAGGCGAAACATCCGGTCAGCGGCCGCAGCAAGCAGTTTCCGGGCATCGGCCATCGCAGTTTCCAAAGTCATTTCTCGATTGATGCAGGTCACTACCCCATCTATTCCATAATCATATATGTTATCTATATCGTCACTGATTGTACCACCAATAGCTATAACGGGAATATTTTTCTTCTGACAGCGCCGAGCAATGCCTACGGGCACTTTGCCAAAAGCGGTTTGACGATCTATACGCCCTTCGCCGGTGATAACCAAGTCGGTTTCGTTCAGCAATTCATCAAACCGGACTAGGTCGAGAATGGTTTCAGTGCCTGGTCTAAGGGTTGCACCTAGAAAGCCGAGCAAAGCGGCCCCTAGCCCTCCGGCGGCGCCCGCCCCAGGCTGTTGATTAAAATCAGTGCCAAGCTGTTTTAGCAGCAAACGGCGATAGTTTTCCATGCCCGCTTCTAATTGTTCTAAGACTTGGCCGGAGGCTCCTTTTTGCGGGCCGTAGACTCTTGTTGCCCCGTCCGGACCGGTGAGAGGATTATTTACATCGCAAATAACCGTGATTTTGCACTGACTAATTCTTGAATCAAGATTATCCATGTCTATTTCAGCGATACGGCCCAAATCTTGACCGCCATTGCCGAGTTCATTTCCATTGGCGTCATAGAATTTTACCCCCAG
The Bacillota bacterium DNA segment above includes these coding regions:
- a CDS encoding glycerate kinase, which codes for MRLIIAPDSFKGTLTSRDVIEIIAEAANRHFPGAEIIKVPIADGGEGTVDSLLAATDGERRECRVLDPLGREITAKYGVIRGETAIFEMAQASGLPLLSPEEQNPLRTSTYGTGQMLKAAIDEGVRHLIIGIGGSATNDGGIGAARALGVKFYDANGNELGNGGQDLGRIAEIDMDNLDSRISQCKITVICDVNNPLTGPDGATRVYGPQKGASGQVLEQLEAGMENYRRLLLKQLGTDFNQQPGAGAAGGLGAALLGFLGATLRPGTETILDLVRFDELLNETDLVITGEGRIDRQTAFGKVPVGIARRCQKKNIPVIAIGGTISDDIDNIYDYGIDGVVTCINREMTLETAMADARKLLAAAADRMFRLIKVGANL